Proteins from a genomic interval of Pseudophryne corroboree isolate aPseCor3 chromosome 4, aPseCor3.hap2, whole genome shotgun sequence:
- the LOC134909056 gene encoding UMP-CMP kinase 2, mitochondrial-like → MLGRNSQRLLSHIRSRLTHSSIMTSSPKHCTVGRKSRLFAVESNCYSNDFYFTSTGSGYQIPSVTATDWPMLADGGCAYSVCITIGPRVRAARLHKSLGQQLSELFHGSQVFNLMSYVPGNLHGSLEKGFLVLDPRCVPDTENRLYSILREYKQDIQLCSYREGEGGQVWQCWWDLNGGAKEIERSPVMRMDTVMPSPFVDNIKGSAVFYSLEDACAVLQESSTVIPEAKMVLQLMGQNKTPERGHFPIIVLEGLDATGKSTLAEALKSHLKATLLISPPECIQRWKKLFVEETTLIKRAYYALGNYIVTVEIAKASQMAPVIVDRFWHSTAAYAIATEIGGGVHNLPVHHHEIYSWPDDLLKPDLIILLTVSDEERIRRIRKRGRPETPDEMKLEANMTYRQKVEEAYRRMENPGCVIIDASSPKETVLQEALCIIKEHCGI, encoded by the exons ATGCTAGGCAGGAACTCTCAGAGGCTTCTCTCACACATAAGATCCAGACTTACACACAGCAGCATTATGACCAGTTCTCCCAAGCACTGCACTGTAGGAAGGAAGTCTCGGCTGTTTGCAGTGGAATCTAATTGTTATTCTAATGACTTCTACTTTACATCCACAGGCAGTGGATACCAGATTCCCTCTGTGACTGCGACTGACTGGCCCATGCTGGCTGATGGGGGCTGTGCGTATTCAGTATGTATAACTATAGGACCCCGCGTCAGGGCAGCAAGGCTGCACAAGTCACTGGGGCAACAACTATCTGAATTGTTTCATGGAAGTCAGGTGTTTAATCTGATGTCCTATGTCCCAGGGAACCTCCATGGTTCTCTAGAGAAGGGGTTTCTAGTCCTGGATCCCCGCTGTGTCCCAGACACTGAGAATAGGCTGTACAGCATCCTCAGAGAGTATAAGCAGGACATCCAGCTGTGCAGTTACAGGGAAGGGGAAGGAGGCCAGGTCTGGCAATGCTGGTGGGACCTGAATGGAGGAGCGAAAGAGATAGAGAGGTCACCAGTTATGAGAATGGACACAGTGATGCCATCTCCATTTGTGGACAACATCAAAGGTTCTGCTGTGTTTTACTCGCTGGAAGACGCCTGTGCTGTACTGCAAGAG AGTTCCACAGTTATCCCAGAAGCTAAAATGGTCTTACAGTTAATGGGCCAGAATAAGACTCCGGAGAGAGGACACTTTCCTATTATTGTTTTAGAGGGACTTGATGCCACAG GAAAATCTACACTAGCGGAGGCTCTCAAAAGTCACCTGAAAGCCACATTGCTTATATCACCACCAGAATGCATCCAACGGTGGAAAAAACTCTTTGTTGAGGAGACAACACTGATAAAGAGAGCATACTATGCCTTAGGTAACTACATTGTGACTGTGGAAATAGCAAAAGCATCACAAATGGCTCCGGTTATTGTGGACAG GTTCTGGCACAGTACAGCTGCCTATGCAATAGCCACTGAGATTGGGGGTGGTGTCCACAACCTGCCAGTTCACCACCATGAAATTTACAGTTGGCCAGATGATCTTCTTAAACCCGACCTCATCATTTTACTGACTGTCTCAGACGAAGAGCGAATCCGCCGTATACGGAAGCGTGGGCGCCCAGAAACACCTGATGAAATGAAATTAGAGGCTAACATGACATATCGGCAGAA